GTGGTGGGGCTTGGCGGTGGTAGCGTGCTGGATGCCGCTAAGGCAGTGGCCATGTTGCTGCGAAACCCGGGTAGATGCCTCGATTATGAGGGAAAAAACCGATTCAGCGGCGGCTCCGCCCCCTTCGTGGCCATTCCAACGACCTGTGGCACCGGCTCAGAGGTAACCTGGGTGTCCGTTATCACCGACGCCGCCGGCAAACGAAAGGCAAGTGTGAAAGGGGATGGGATGTTTCCGCGGGTGGCGCTCGTTGATGCCAACCTGGTGGCTACCTTGCCTGCGGAGCTGGTCGCGCAGACGGGGATGGATGCCCTCACCCATGCCGTCGAGGCGTATACGGGGCTGGCGGCCAATCCGGTATCCGACGCACTGGCGGAAAAGGCGGTGGAGCTCTTGTGCGCCTATCTACCTCGGGCCGTGGCCGCCATCCAGCACGACGCAGAGGCGCGGGAAGAAGTGATGCGGGCCTCGACACTTGCCGGCATGGCTTTCGGCAACGCCGACGTGGCCGGCGTACATTGCCTGTCTGAATCGCTTGGCGGCCAGTGGGATGTGCCGCATGGGCACGCGAATGCCGTATTACTTGCACCAGTCCTTCGATACCATCTTCCATGGGTTGAAACGAGGCTTGTCCGCCTGGAGGCGATCGTTACGCCCGATGACACAGAGCCTTCGAGTATAGCGTTCATAGAGCGTGTCGAGGGCCTGGTGGCGGAGTTGGGAATTCCGCCGTTCCGCACATTACATATTCCGAGCGGGGCCTACACGCGTATCGCCGAAGCGGCCGAGGCAAACAATTCAAACGCTTCTAACCCGCGTATGATGGTGGCTGCCGACTACATGGCTATCCTTCAATCGCTTTAAAACTGGCATCTGAGGTTTAATGGGCCTAAATTCGAGGTCACACAGCCTCCCTTGCGGCCGGATCTGAGCGTTTCCAACGCTCACGCCTGGCCAGATCTGGCGTGGACGTCTTCATCAACCCAACACAAACAATGAAATCTATCTACACCGCACTCCTCGCGGCCATAATCTGTATCCCGGCAGTTGGATGCCAGCCCCAGGAGCCGCCGGCCGCCCAGGCCGAGGAAACCGCTGCGCCAGCTGAAACACCGTTTGCGCTCCAGATGGTCTGGGAACTGACCGAAGGCATCAATCGGCCGGAATCCGTCGCCTTCGATGCGGCGACGAACGCACTGTATCTCTCGAATATCGTCGGCAACGGCACAG
The DNA window shown above is from Rhodothermales bacterium and carries:
- a CDS encoding iron-containing alcohol dehydrogenase: MPFRLPTHVYLEPGCLERLPGIVAGLDGGPVLLVCDGGLKRTPWPARAVQLLASCGHEVMVFDGVEPNPRSETVDRLAAGARDRGVRCVVGLGGGSVLDAAKAVAMLLRNPGRCLDYEGKNRFSGGSAPFVAIPTTCGTGSEVTWVSVITDAAGKRKASVKGDGMFPRVALVDANLVATLPAELVAQTGMDALTHAVEAYTGLAANPVSDALAEKAVELLCAYLPRAVAAIQHDAEAREEVMRASTLAGMAFGNADVAGVHCLSESLGGQWDVPHGHANAVLLAPVLRYHLPWVETRLVRLEAIVTPDDTEPSSIAFIERVEGLVAELGIPPFRTLHIPSGAYTRIAEAAEANNSNASNPRMMVAADYMAILQSL